The region TCTCCTGTCAAGGAAATTCATCCCTTGCGGGACAGGCTGTCCAAATATCCCTGCAAAATAAACACAGCCGCCATTTTATCGATAACTTGCCGGCGTTTGGCCCGCCGTACGTCGGCAGCGATCAGGGAACGCTCCGCCGCCACGGTAGACAATCGCTCGTCCCAGAGCCGGATTTCTACCCCGGCAAGACAGTCCTGCAGTTCGCTGGCGAAGGTTTTTACTTTTTCTCCCTGCGGACCAATCGTGCCATTCATATTCTTTGGAAGCCCTACGATGATGACGGTAGCCCCAAAACGCTCCACCAGCTCCCGGATGCGCGCCATATCCGCTTCAGACGACGTGCGGCGGATAACTTCTACGCCCTGGGCCGTCAAGAGCAGTTCGTCACTCACGGCCACCCCGATAGTTTTTTCTCCTACGTCAAGTGCTAGTATGCGCATGATACCCCCTGTTTATTATCACCATAGCGGCCTAAATAATTTTCAGGCAAAATTCCGGACAATGGGCGCCGCAGTAACCGCAGAGTACGCACTTACTATGGTCTACGACCGCCATACCATCAACTATGGTAATAGCTTGCATTGGACATTTGCCGGCACAGCGCCCACAACCCACACACCAATCCTCTATGAGGAGACGGCGCTGGCGGGCGCCCACTTTTGCCCGTAAAGCGGCATCGGGGGCTTGTCCGTTAAAGAGGGCAATATTATACGCCACCTCATCGGTTGTCTGCATGCCGACTGCCACGGCACTTACGCCGCTCTGGTTCATTACCCAACGCAGCGCTTCTTCGGCCATCCCGGTCAAATGACCGCCACCAAGGGCTTTCATGGTGTATACCCCTTTTCCCTGCGCCGCGGCGAAAGCAACAGCCGCCAGCATGTCCTCCCGGGTACCGTCGCAGATGCCTATTCCGTGGATATTTAAAATAGGGTGGATGACGTCTATTTCGTCCATCAGGGCTGCCGCCCGAACGACTTCCACCGTATGCGTAGATACCCCGACCGCCCGGATCCGTCCCGCTCGCTTGGCTTCTGTTAGATAACGCAATGCTTCCTGATGGCCTTTCAGGGTTAAGCGCGACGTCTGTTCGTGCAACATAAAGATATCGATGTAATCACGGCCGATGCCATTACAGGCGTTGATGACGCTTTCACGCATGCCCTCGTAGGTATAAGCGTAAGACTTAGAGGCGACAATTACCTGGTCCGAACACTGCCGTATAGCTTTGCGAATATAAGGATAGGTTTGGTATAGTTCAGCCGTATCAATAAAATTAACCCCTGCCGCCAGTGCCGCTTCCAGGACGGCGGCACCTTCCTGCAGAGGTAATCCGGCCTGCAGCGGTCCAATGGTGAGGGCCCCAAAACACAAACGGGACACCTTAATACCGGTACGGCCCAGTTCTCTGTATTCCATTATTTGTCTTTCAGATAAGCTCGTACCAGTTCTTCGAGCAGTTCGTCCCGTTCAAGTTTACGAATTAGACCGCGTGCATTGTTATGGCTAGTGATGTAGGTAGGATCACCGGATAACAAATAACCGACCATTTGATTTATCGGGTTGTAGCCCTTCTCTTTGAGGGCCTGATACACCGTGTTAATAATAAAGGCAGCCGCGTTTTTATCTTCATTATCTACACGAAACATCATCGTTTGTTCCGATAAATTGGTCATGCGTCATCCCCCTCCCTATTAGTATCTCCTTCCTAATTCCATTATATTCTACCATCACTAAAATTTTCCTATTGTGACCTGGATAAAAGCAAAGATTTTGAGGGCGGGTACTACCCCGCCCTTTGCCGGTAGTTACTATTTTATTTGCCGGCCCATAATTTCTTGGGCGATACGAAGGGCGTCAGCCAGCTTGTCCGGCTGCTTGCCCCCGGCCTGCGCCATATCGGGGCGGCCGCCGCCACCGCCACCGGCGACCTTCGCCATCTCCTTGATAATATTGCCGGCATGTACTCCCTTGGCTACCGCGTCGGCCGTCGCCATGACGACGAAATTGACTTTTTCGCCGGTTACGGCGCCAAGAGCAACGACGCCTGAGCGCAATCGGTCACGCACCAAATCGGCCGTAGAACGGAGGTCGTCCATATCAGCCGCTTCCACCTGGCCGACTACCAACGCAACCCCGTTAATTTCCGCCTTATTAGTAAGTAAATCCTCAACAGCAAACTTGGCCAGCTTAGTCTTTAACGCCGCCAGTTCTTTTTCCAAATCCTTAACCCGCGCCAACACTCCGTCAATTCGCCCGACCAGGTCCTCAGGACGGCTCTTAAGCGCTAACGCCGCCGCCTGCAGAAGTTCTTCCCGGGAACGGATATAGTCAAGCGCTGCATGGCCGGTAACAGCTTCAATCCGCCTGATACCCGATCCGATACCTGTTTCACTTACGATTTTGAATTGGCCAATTTCGGCTGTGCTGCTCACATGGGTACCACCGCAAAGTTCTTTACTGAAATCGTCAATGATGACTACCGAGACCCGTTCGCCGTATTTTTCCCCAAAAAGGGCCGTCGCTCCCATTTCCCTGGCCATTTCTTGCGTTGTCTCAATGCGGCCGACCGCAATATTGCGGAGGATAACCTCATTGACAATATTCTCTACTTCCGCCAGTTGCTCGGCCGTAACCGGGGCAAAATGGGAAAAGTCAAACCGCAAGCGGTCTGGCCCCACATAGGAGCCGGCTTGGTTGACATGCTCGCCTAACACCTTTTTTAGCGCGGCATGCAGTAAATGAGTAGCCGTATGGTTGCGGGAGGCATCGCGGCGTCTGGCCGCATCTACCGCCACTTTTACCGTATCGCCGGGTTTGATTATTCCTTCGGTAACGCTGCCCACATGGTAGATCGTGCCGTCAGGAAGCTTTCTCGCCGTTGCAACCTGGATCTTGCCATATTGGGCCGTTATCGTGCCACTGTCGCCAACCTGACCGCCCCCCTCGGCATAGAACGGCGTCACATCAAGGATGAGTGCCACTTCCTGGCCGTCATGGGCCGCTTCGACAACCTTACCGTCCTGCAATACCAGGACAACCTTGGCGCTTTCGGCCTGCGGGTCGTACTTGAGCTCTTCCGCGACAAGGCCGGACAAATCGGGAATAATCACCCGCTCCTCATTCTCCTGGCGGGCGGCGCGGGCTCTTTGCCGCTGCTCATCCATGGCTTGGTCAAAACCGGCCTTGTCAAGTTCCATATCATGCTCAGCCAAAATTTCCTGCGTTAATTCCCACGGAAAACCAAAGGTATCGTACAGTTTAAAACCGGTGGCGCCGTCTAAAACGGTTTTGCCGCTCTCTTTTAAGGCACGGATATGGTTGTTTAAAAGTTCCATGCCTTGGACCAGCGTAGCGTTAAACCGTTCCTCTTCCAGTTGAACGACTTTTTTGATGTAAGCTTTCTTATCATTGATTTCGGGATAAGGTTCGGCAAATATGTTAGCCACCACGTCAACAATATCAACCAGGAAGGGTTTCTCAATGCCCAGGAGGCGGCCGTGGCGGACGGCACGGCGCAAAATGCGGCGCAGCACATAACCCCGACCTTCGTTGGAGGGTAAAACACCGTCAGCAATCATAATCGTCAGGCTCCGCCCATGGTCGGCGATAACCTTGAGTGAAACATCCGTTTTAGCCGCTTCCCCATAAGTGACACCGGCAACTTTAGCCGTATGTTCAATAATGGGGAACAACAGGTCTGTCTCAAAGTTGGAACGCTTATTCTGAAGTACGGAGGCGATCCGCTCCAGACCAGCCCCGGTATCAATGTTTTTCTTGGCCAGTGGCGTATAGTTGCCCTCTTCGTCACGGTCATATTGGGTAAAGACCAGGTTCCAGATTTCCAAATAGCGGTCACAGCTGCAGCCTACACGGCAATCGGGCTTGCCGCAGCCCCGCTGTTCACCCAAGTCGATATGAATTTCCGAACAGGGACCGCATGGGCCTGGCCCGATTTCCCAAAAGTTATCTTCGAGGCGGACAATGCGGTCGGCCGGCACCCCCACTTCCTTGTGCCAAATTTCAAAGGCCTCGTCGTCTTCCGTATGGATCGTAATCCACAGCTTGTCCTTAGGCAGATTAAGGTGTTCGGTAATAAATTCCCACGCCCAAGTGATAGCTTCCCGTTTAAAATAATCGCCAAAAGAGAAATTTCCCAGCATTTCAAAAAAAGTATGATGGCGGGCCGTACGCCCCACATTTTCGATGTCACCGGTACGCACGCATTTTTGGCAGGTAGCAATCCGCGGATGCGGCGGCTTCATTTTACCGGTGAAAAAAGGTTTAAAGGGCGCCATGCCTGCGCCAATCAAGAGCAATGTCGGGTCATTTTCGGGTATCAATGATGCACTCGGCAATACGAGGTGGTCTTTACTGGCAAAAAACTGCAGAAACTTCTTACGTAGCTCGTTTCCGGTCAAAACGATCATCCTCCACTAAAGCTTCAGGGAGCCCCATTTCTTTTAGGCATTATACATAATTTATGTACTATTGTCAATAATTGGTGCTTCCTGTCCGATTTATCCCAGGATGCGAACCAGATGGCGGCCGAAGACCTTGGCCAGAGCGGCAACCGGCACACCAAGCAGCATGCCCGCAAGCCCTGCCAGTTCGCCACCGACAAATAAAGCGAAAATCACCGACAAAGGATGAAGACCCACATTTTCGCCCAGTACTTTGGGACCGATAACCGTACC is a window of Sporolituus thermophilus DSM 23256 DNA encoding:
- the alaS gene encoding alanine--tRNA ligase; translation: MIVLTGNELRKKFLQFFASKDHLVLPSASLIPENDPTLLLIGAGMAPFKPFFTGKMKPPHPRIATCQKCVRTGDIENVGRTARHHTFFEMLGNFSFGDYFKREAITWAWEFITEHLNLPKDKLWITIHTEDDEAFEIWHKEVGVPADRIVRLEDNFWEIGPGPCGPCSEIHIDLGEQRGCGKPDCRVGCSCDRYLEIWNLVFTQYDRDEEGNYTPLAKKNIDTGAGLERIASVLQNKRSNFETDLLFPIIEHTAKVAGVTYGEAAKTDVSLKVIADHGRSLTIMIADGVLPSNEGRGYVLRRILRRAVRHGRLLGIEKPFLVDIVDVVANIFAEPYPEINDKKAYIKKVVQLEEERFNATLVQGMELLNNHIRALKESGKTVLDGATGFKLYDTFGFPWELTQEILAEHDMELDKAGFDQAMDEQRQRARAARQENEERVIIPDLSGLVAEELKYDPQAESAKVVLVLQDGKVVEAAHDGQEVALILDVTPFYAEGGGQVGDSGTITAQYGKIQVATARKLPDGTIYHVGSVTEGIIKPGDTVKVAVDAARRRDASRNHTATHLLHAALKKVLGEHVNQAGSYVGPDRLRFDFSHFAPVTAEQLAEVENIVNEVILRNIAVGRIETTQEMAREMGATALFGEKYGERVSVVIIDDFSKELCGGTHVSSTAEIGQFKIVSETGIGSGIRRIEAVTGHAALDYIRSREELLQAAALALKSRPEDLVGRIDGVLARVKDLEKELAALKTKLAKFAVEDLLTNKAEINGVALVVGQVEAADMDDLRSTADLVRDRLRSGVVALGAVTGEKVNFVVMATADAVAKGVHAGNIIKEMAKVAGGGGGGRPDMAQAGGKQPDKLADALRIAQEIMGRQIK
- a CDS encoding aldo/keto reductase, with the protein product MEYRELGRTGIKVSRLCFGALTIGPLQAGLPLQEGAAVLEAALAAGVNFIDTAELYQTYPYIRKAIRQCSDQVIVASKSYAYTYEGMRESVINACNGIGRDYIDIFMLHEQTSRLTLKGHQEALRYLTEAKRAGRIRAVGVSTHTVEVVRAAALMDEIDVIHPILNIHGIGICDGTREDMLAAVAFAAAQGKGVYTMKALGGGHLTGMAEEALRWVMNQSGVSAVAVGMQTTDEVAYNIALFNGQAPDAALRAKVGARQRRLLIEDWCVGCGRCAGKCPMQAITIVDGMAVVDHSKCVLCGYCGAHCPEFCLKII
- the ruvX gene encoding Holliday junction resolvase RuvX, with the protein product MRILALDVGEKTIGVAVSDELLLTAQGVEVIRRTSSEADMARIRELVERFGATVIIVGLPKNMNGTIGPQGEKVKTFASELQDCLAGVEIRLWDERLSTVAAERSLIAADVRRAKRRQVIDKMAAVFILQGYLDSLSRKG
- a CDS encoding IreB family regulatory phosphoprotein → MTNLSEQTMMFRVDNEDKNAAAFIINTVYQALKEKGYNPINQMVGYLLSGDPTYITSHNNARGLIRKLERDELLEELVRAYLKDK